A segment of the Bradyrhizobium sp. CCBAU 53340 genome:
GCGGTTCTCGTCCAAGGTGCTCGATGGCATCGACGTGCCCGCCGAAGGGCTGAACAGCGACATTCACGGCAGCGCCGAATACCGCGCGCATCTCATTGGCGTGCTGACGCGGCGCGCCCTCGACGCGGCCAACGCCAAGGAGTGAGGTGTCTTCACTCCTCGGCCAAACTTGCCCTGGTGAGGGCGCAAAAGAGACTGGCTATTCATGACTTCAGCGACCCTGCCGGCATCGGTCGATGCGATGCTCGAACTCTTGACCTCGCGCGGCTATCTCGCCGAGCGGTCGCTGGCGACGGTGACGTATCTTTCGTTGCGCATGGGCCGGCCGCTGTTTCTCGAAGGCGAGGCTGGTGTCGGCAAGACCGAGATCGCGAAGGTGCTCTCGGCCGCGCTGGGGCGGAAGCTGATCCGCCTGCAGTGCTACGAGGGTCTCGACGTCTCCTCGGCGGTCTATGAGTGGAACAGCGCCGCGCAGATGATCGCGATCCGGATGGCGGAAGCCGCCGGCGACACCGATCGCGAGCAGCTCTCGAGCGATATTTTCGCCGACCGCTACATGATCAAGCGGCCACTGCTGCAGGCGCTGGAGCCTGATGTCGCAGGGCCTCCGGTGCTGCTGATCGACGAGCTTGACCGCGCCGACGAGGCGTTCGAGGCTTACCTGCTCGAAATCCTCAGCGACTTCCAGGTGACGATTCCCGAATTCGGCACCGTGAAAGCGCCGCACCCGCCGATCGTCATCATCACCTCCAACCGTACCCGTGAGATCCACGATGCGCTGAAGCGGCGCTGTCTGTATCACTGGGTCGACTATCCCGCCGCCGAGCGCGAGCTTGCCATCGTCAAGACGCGCGTGCCCGGCATCTCGGCAAAGCTGTCGCAGCAGGTCGTGCACTTCGTGCAGGCGCTGCGCAACCAGGATTTCTACAAGTCGCCTGGTGTCGCCGAGACCATCGATTGGGCCACCGCCTTGTCCGAGCTCGATGCCCGCTCGCTGACCCCGCAAGTGGTCGGCGACACGCTGGGCGCGCTGCTCAAATACCAGGACGACATCACGCGGATGCAGGGCGACACTCTGCAGAAGGTGCTGAAGGAAGCGACGAGCGAGAATTAAGCTCGCGCGTCACAACGAATTTGTCATTCCGGGGCGCGCGTAGCGCGAGCTAGGGTGCGCAATTGCGCACCTGAGAATCCATACTCCCGATCGTGGTTATGGATTCCGGGCTCGCGCCAAGGGGTGCCCCGGAATGACGGCTGAGAGTGCTGAACCATGGCCATCAACCACCTCGCGCCGGAGCAAACCGAGCAATTCGCCGACAACATTGTCGGTTTCGCCCGTGCGCTGCGCTCCGCCGGCATGCCGGTCGGCCCTGGCGCGGTGATCGACGCCATGAGCGCGCTGCAGGTGATCGAGATCGGCAATCGTCCCGACGTCTTCACAACGCTGGAGGCGATCTTCGTCAAGCGCCATGAGCATGCGCTGATCTTCAAGCAGGCTTTCAACCTGTTCTTCCGTGCCTCGGAGGAATGGAAGCACATGCTGGATTCGGTGCCGCTGCCGGAGCAGGCCAAGAAGAAGCCGCAAGCCGGCTCGCGCCGCGTGCAGGAGGCAATGTCGCAGCCGCGGATGACGGAGACGCAGCAGCACCGGGAGCAGGATCTGCGCCTGTCGGTCTCCGACAAGGAGATCCTTCAGAAGAAGGATTTTGCGCAGATGAGCGCCGCCGAGATCACGGAAGCGCTGCGTGCCATCGAGACGATGCGGCTGCCGCAGGCGGAATTGCTGACGCGCCGCTACCTGCCCGATCCACGGGGCCTGCGGCTCGACATGCGCCGCACGCTCCGGGCATCCTTGCGCACCGGCGGCGACATCATCGATATTCATCGCCTCGGGCGGATCGAGAAGCCGGCGCCGATCGTGGCTCTGCTCGACATCTCCGGCTCGATGAGCGAGTACACCCGCCTGTTCCTGCATTTCCTGCATGCCATCGGCGATGCGCGCAAGCGCGTCTCGGTGTTCCTGTTCGGCACCCGGCTCACCAATGTGACGCGTGCGCTGCGCCAGCGCGATCCCGACGAGGCGCTGGCGAGCTGCTCGGCCTCGGTCGAGGATTGGGCCGGCGGGACGCGGATCTCGGCTTCGCTGCACAACTTCAACAAATTGTGGGCGCGGCGCGTGCTGAGCCAGGGCGCCATTGTGCTGCTGATCTCGGACGGGCTGGAGCGGGAGGCGGATTCCAAGCTGGCCTTTGAGATGGACCGGCTGCATCGCTCCTGCCGGCGGCTGATCTGGCTCAACCCGCTGCTGCGGTTCGGCGGCTTCGAGGCCAAGGCCCAGGGCATCAAATTGATGCTTCCGCACGTTGACGAATTCCGCCCGGTACATAATTTGAGTTCGATCCAGGAGCTGATCACCACGCTTTCCCGGCCGCTGCCGCCGCATCACCGCAGCCTGATCCGCTCCGCAGCTTGAGAGGCCCACCATGCTCGATCGCGATGAGGATATCCTGAAGGCGGCGGAGGACTGGCAGAAGGCCGGCCGTGGCGTCGCGCTGGCAACCGTTGTGGAGACTTGGGGGTCGGCTCCGCGTCCGGCGGGCTCGAGCCTCGTCATCAATGACCAAGGCACGTTCCTGGGCTCGGTCTCCGGCGGCTGCGTCGAGGGCGCCGTGGTCACCGAAGCCATGGACGTGATCGAGAGCGGCAAGCCGAAGATGCTCGAGTTCGGCGTCGCTGACGAGACCGCCTGGAATGTCGGGCTGTCCTGCGGTGGTACCATCCGCGTCTTCGTCGAGAAGGTCGGCTGACCGTGAAACTCTCAATCCTGCACGAACTCAATGCCGAGCGCGCCGTGCGCCGGCCGGTGATCTTGGTGACCGATACCGAGAGCGGCGAGCAGCGCCTGGTGAAGGTGGCTGATTTCGCCAAGGATCCGCTGCGCGCCGAGTTGGACAAGCAGCTTCGCATGGGCAAGAGCGCCAATGTCGAGGCTGGCGGCAAGAAGCTGTTCCTGAATGTCTACGCGCCGACGGCAAAGCTCGTCATCATCGGCGCGGTCCATATCAGCCAAGCGCTGGCGCCGCTGGCGCGCTCGCTCGGCTACGACGTCACCGTGGTCGATCCCCGCACGGCCTTCGCGAGCCCCGAGCGCTTCCCCGACATTCCGCTGATCGCGGAGTGGCCGGACACCGCGCTGCCGCCCCTCAATATCGATGCCTACACTGCTTTCGTCGCTGTGACGCACGATCCGAAGATCGACGATCCCGCGCTGCTGCACGCCTTCGAGCGCAACTGCTTCTATATCGGCGCGCTCGGCTCGCGGAAGACGCATGCCAAGCGCGGCGACCGGCTGCGGGCGCAGGGTGCGAAGGAAAGCGACATCGCGCGCATTCACGCGCCCATTGGCCTCGCAATCGGCGCGGTCTCGCCGGCCGAGATTGCGGTAGCGATCATGGCCGAGATCACCGCGGTGCTTCGGCTGCCACCCAAAGAAAAAGAAGAAGCGGCATGAAGTTCGGCCCGGCGAGCCCCAGGGACGCGATCGGCGGGGTGACCGTCCACACCCTGCGCCAAGGTTCGCTGGTGCTGAAGAAAGGCACGACCATCGGTCCTGCCGAGGTCGAGCAGCTCACGCGCGCCGGGATCAAGGACATCGTCGTCGTACGCATGGAGCAGGGCGACGTCTCCGAGGATGTCGCGGCCGCCAGCATCGCGCTTGCGATCGGCGGCGAGGGCATTCATGTCGAGCGCGCCTTCACCGGTCGCGCCAATCTGTTCGCCGCCCAGCCGGGCGTGCTGGTGATCGACCGCGCCGCGGTCGACCGCATCAACAATGTGGATGAGGCCATCACCTTTGCCACGCTCTCGGCGTTCAAGCCGGTCGTCGAAGGCGAGATGGTCGGCACCGTCAAGATCATCCCGTTCGGCGTCGAAGGTGTCTTGCGCGATGCCGCGGTGAAGGCCGCTGGCAAGGACGTGCTGAAAATCGCGCCCTACGTCATCAAGCGTGTCGGCGTAGTCTCGACGCTGCTGCCGGGGCTGTCCTCCAAGGTGATCGACAAGACGCTGCGCGTCACCGCCGAACGGCTCGCGCCGGCCGGCGCGGCCGTCATCGCAGAGCGTCGGGTGCAGCATGACGAGCGCGCGCTGTCGGCTGCGATCAAGGAATTGCTCGCGCTCGGCGCCGAGCTCGTGATCGTGTTCGGGGCATCGGCGATCGCCGACCGCCGCGACGTCATCCCGGCGGCGGTCACGGGGATCGGCGGCGAGATCGAGCATTTCGGCATGCCGGTCGATCCCGGCAATCTCTTGCTGATCGCACGCGCCGGCAGCGTGCCCGTGCTGGGCGCGCCGGGCTGCGCGCGCTCGCCGGTCGAGAATGGTTTTGACTGGGTGCTGATGCGGCTGCTCGCCGGCATCAAGGTGACGCGCTCCGAGCTGATGGGCATGGGCGTCGGCGGCCTGCTGATGGAGATCGTGACGCGGCCGCAGCCGCGCGCAAAGCCCGAGACCGAGGGCAACAGCCAGGTCGCTGCCGTCGTGCTCGCCGCGGGGCGCTCGACCCGGATGGGCGGTCCGAACAAGCTGCTCGCCGAGCTCGAGGGCAAGAAGCTGGTGCGGATCGCGACGGAGCAGGCGCTGGCCTCCAAAGCCTCCGAGGTGATCGTCGTCACCGGCCATCAGAGCGAGCTGGTCGAGCAGGCGCTGCAGGGCCTGAAGGTGCGCTTCGTCAAGAACCCCGATTTTGCCGGCGGCATCGCGAGCTCGGTCAAATCGGGCATTGCGGCCGTGTCTGACGCTTGCGACGGTGCCGTGGTCTGCCTCGGCGACATGCCGCTGATCGATGCCGGCCTGATCGACCGCCTCATCGACAGCTTTGCGCCGGATCGCGGCAATCTCATCGTCGTGCCCGTCAGCGAAGGCCGCCGCGGCAATCCCGTGCTGTGGTCGCGCCGTTTCTTCAAGGAATTGATGACGCTCGACGGCGATGTCGGTGCGCGGCATTTGATTGCCAAGCACACCGAAGCCGTCGCCGAAGTGCCCGTCGACGGCGAGAGCGCCTTCCTCGACATCGACACGCCGCAGGCCTTGGAAGCTGCAAGAGGCGGATGACGGTGCCGTAGGGTGGGCAAAGGCGCGCAGCGCCGTGCCCACGGTCTTTCTGGGTTGTATCGCTGAATTGGTGGGCACGCTTCCGCCTTCGCTCTGCGAGCTTCGGCGGACAAGTCGCTTTGCCCACCCTACAGCGCCGTTTCTGTGGCGACACATTACGGATTGCCGCAGATCACCAATTTCAACCACCCGTTCACCATCTGGAAACGACCGCTGCTTAGAGTCCTCGCCACCTGCCTTGGGGGGAGGGGTTTTTCCATGGCTTCGAACGTCGTCGCGCGCCGTTGCGCGATGTTTTTCTTTGCGCTGTCGGTTTGTGTCGCCGGCGCCCGTCATGTCACCGAAGCCCATGCGGCCGGTGCGTTTGCCGTCGGCAAGTGCGGCGCCTACGGCCAGGCCTATGATTACGGCGCCGAGCGCGAGGCGCGCGCCGCTGCGAAGAAGCAGTGCAAGGGCGACTGCACGACGGTGACGATGAAGCGCGCCTGTGCGGCGATGTCGGTCGATATGGCCAACCCGTGCGGCGCCTATGGCTACGCCGTGAAGCCGAAAATTTCGGCCACGCTCAATGCCGCCACCCGCGAATGCTACAAATTTGGCGGCAAGGAATGCGTGATCCGCGCCTGGGCCTGCGACGCCAAGGGTTGATCAAGGCCCGCGCAGCCTCAAGGGCTAGCGCAGCCATCCCGCGTTGGTCGTCACCAGTTTTGCCGGTTGCCCCGGCGCATCCATCGACCAGGGTACCTTGGCCCCGGTGAATTCCGACCAGGCCTTGAGCAGGCGGGCCTCGATGCCGACCATGGCGTGGGCCTGCCAGCCGGCGATCGCTGCCGCGGCCATGCCGCTGCCGTTCGTTTCAGCGCCTACATCCGCAAGCAGTGACGTCGTCGTCGCCATGTCGTTGTAGATGCCGAGCTCCTGCTGGAGATCGGCGAGCCTGCGCGAGAAGCGCTTTGCCGATTTGCCATGGCCGCAAAGCGGTAGCAGGAAGTCGGCGACATAGCGCAGCTTCTTCGCGGCGAGGCGGACGCGGTGCCGCTCTTCGGTCGGCAGCGATTTGAATTTGCGGCCACGCTTCAGCACCTTCGCATACTGAGCCGACAGGATATTGCGCGCGAACTTGATCGCCGGCTCCGCAAGTTGCGATAGCCCCTCGGGAGCGACTTCGCCGCGCCAGCCCCGTGCTTCGATCCAGCCGCCGAGTCCGATGACGAAATACTGGCAGCGCCGGTCGGCGAGGGCGAGGCGGGCCTCGTCGTAGCAGGCCGCGCGACGCTGGTCGGCGAGCTCACCCAGCGCGTCGAAGCCGGCGACCGAGGGACAGCCTTCGGCAACGGTCCGCAACGTCTCCTGTCGAAACACGTCCCAATCGCGTGCGCCGGAAAGATGTCCTGCAAGCCACTTTGCCTCCGCACGCATCAAGTCGAGCTTGTTCAGCGACACCACCGAGCCCATCAAGTCGAGCGCGGATCGCAGGCGCCGCAGCGCGACGCGCAGCTGATGCATCCCTTCGGGATCGCGACCATCCTCCGCGGCGGGCAATGACTGGAGCAGGTGCAACAGACAGGAGCGCAGAATTTCGGAGAAGGCCTCGTCCAGCGAAATCGACGGATCGAGACGAAGCTTGGGCGGCTTCGGTGCCCGCGGCAGCGTATCGGCAGCGAGATCGAATCCGCGCGCCGATTTGGTCCGGATCGACGGCTTCACCGGTCCATGCTCGGCGAGCCGCAGCGCCAGCTCCCAGATGATGGACGCGCTGCCGCTCTTGAGCTCCAGCTCGATCTCGCTGACGGGCAGCGACCTCTCGCCAGAGATCAGTTGCCCTTGATCGAACGCGATCTCGACCGCACCCGGTGGCAGATCGACCACGCGCAGATGCCGACGAATGTCGGTTGTGAAGACGGCCTCGAGCGGATGACGTTCGAAATCATGACGCAGCTTCTCAGGGATGAAGGGGAGCGCCAGGGCGACGTCGGGAGTAAAGGAGGGCACGCTTGCCTCCCACTCGCCGCGCCGCAGCGGATCGTTGGCCGATTCAGCTTTCACTGTCTGCGTAAAGCGCGCGCCACTCTGGCGGACTCGAAAGCTCAATCCGCTACGTTGCAGTGCGCGCTTGGGCGTGTCGTAATACACCGCCTTGAGATGCTTGCGCGTGCCCTTGTTGCGCGCATTGGCCGCGATGATCGGTGCATTGTTGAAATCGGCCAGCCGATCGGAAGGCACGATCAACTTGAGTTCGATCTCCGTCCCGCGAGGTGCGGCGTCACGGGCAGGCGCGCCTTCCTTTTCACTCGTTTCAGCGCGCACTTCATCGGCGGGAAGGCCGGCTTGAAGAGACCCGTTGCGCGAGGAGTCGTGGTCGGCGTGCCCGGAACCGGTCACCTCACCAGCAGCAGCAACGGCAAAACTGTCGAATTTCTTGGCGTCATCCGGAACCGGATGGCTGTTGGTCTTCGCAAGCCGTTGCACGGGTTCGAGGGCTCGCTTGATCGCGCCAGTTTCGGACATGCAGAGTTTATGACAGTTCAGTGACAGAGCGCCGACGTATACCCGACTTGATCAGCGAGGAGAAGCGCAGCCGGTCGCATCTCCATTGAAATTTCCGAGCTGTGATCGATGCGGCAACCCGGGTTACGTTCATGTCCCACGTCGGCATGCGAAGAATCTTCGTTTCTTTCCCGACGCTTGGATGTGTTGGGAGATTTCATGCAGTTCGACACCAAGGTTGCCGTCGTCATTCGCAACGATCTGCAAGCCTGGCAGAAGCTCAATGTTGCATCGTTCTTGACAAGTGGCATCGCCGCCGCCTTTCCGGAGTGCATCGGCGAGCCTTATGAGGATGCCTCAGGCACCAAATATCTTGCGCTGATCGGTCAGCCGATCCTGATCTTTGGTGCTGAAGGTCCGGCCCTGTCCCGCGCGCTCGATCGGGCGCTCACGCGCAACGTCACGCCCGCGGTCTATACCGAGGACATGTTCAAGACGACGCATGATGCCGCCAATCGAGCGGCGGTGAGGGCCGTTGCCCGCGCCTATCTCAATCTCGTCGGCATCGCCATGCGCGCCGAGCGCAAGGTGATCGACAAGATCGTCGATGGTTTGAAGTTCCATCAGTGACGCCGTGCATGTCGCAGCGCCGCGATGGTGCGCCTTTGCGCAAACTTTGTGCGGTTTGACTCCGATCAAGGGGGAGCCGTGCGTCCTGGCTAGTCTGTTCCCGTGCAAGGAGCAGACTGATGCCAACCATGAAAGCCGCCGTTGTCAAACAATTCGGCAAGCCGCTCGTGATCGAGGACGTGCCGGTGCCGCAGCCCGGTCCGGGCGAGGTGCTGGTGAAGGTGAAGGCCTGCGGCGTCTGCCACACGGACCTGCATGCCGCATCCGGCGACTGGCCGGTGAAGCCGGTTCCGCCCTTCATCCCCGGGCACGAAGCCGCCGGCATCGTCGCTGCGCTCGGGCCGGGTGTGAAGAATCTGAAAGTTGGCGATGCCGTTGGCGTGGCCTGGCTGCATGACGCGTGCATGTCGTGCGAATATTGCGAGACCGGCTGGGAGACGCTGTGCGAGCACCAGCACAACACCGGCTACAGCGTGAACGGCGGCTTTGCCGAATATGTCATTGCTTCCGCTGCCTTTGCGGCAAAGCTGCCGGCGACGGTCGATTTTGCTGCCATTGCACCGATCCTGTGCGCCGGCGTCACCACCTACAAGGGATTGAAGGAGACCGAGGCGAAGCCCGGCGAGTGGGTCGTGATCTCAGGCGTCGGCGGGCTCGGCCACGTTGCGATCCAATACGCCAAGGCGATGGGACTCAAGGTCGCGGCCATCGACATCGCCGAGGACAAGCTCGCGCTTGCGCGTGAGGCGGGCGCCAATCTCGCGGTCAACGCACTCGCAGCGGGTGCCGTGGATAATGTCCTCGCAGCGACCGGGGGCGGGGCGCACGGCGTGCTGGTGACGGCGGTCTCGACCGCCGCCTTTGCCCAGGCGCTGAAGATGGTACGCCGGAAGGGTACTGTCAGCCTCGTCGGCCTGCCGCCGGGCGAATTCCCGACGCCGATCTTTGATGTCGTGCTCAAGCGCATCACCGTGCGCGGCTCCATCGTCGGTACGCGCCGGGATCTCGACGAGGCGATTGCCTTCGCGGTCGACGGCAAAGTCAAGGCCGAGGTGGCGAAGGTGCCGCTCGCGAAAATCAACGACGTGTTCGATCGCATGAAGGTCGGCAAGATCGACGGCCGCATGGTACTTGATTTCGGCTAGCCTCCGCGGGGAGAAACATGGCCCCGGCAACGAAGATCGTCTTCCTCGGTGCGAGCAGCGCATCCTTCGGGATGAGCATGTTCAGGGACCTGTTTTCCAGTCGCGATCTGGCTGGTTCAACGCTGGTGCTGGTCGGCCGAAACGTCGACCGGCTCGACCGATCGACGCGGCTTGCAAGGCTGCTCAACGAGAAGTCCGGCGCTGGTCTTGCGATCGAGATGACGACGGATTGGCGTGCGGCGCTCGATGGCGCCGAGTTCGTCGTGCACTCCACCGCGATCGATCGCAATCGGCTGTGGCGGCTCGACTTCGAAATTCCGCGCAAATTCGGCATACGTCATACGCTGGGAGAGAACGGTGGTCCCGGCGGCCTGTTCTTCACGCTACGCACCTTGCCCGTTGTCTTCGACTTCGTGCGCGAGATGGAACGCCGCTGCCCGCGCGCCACCTTCATCAACTTCTCCAATCCGGAAAGCCGCATCATCCTGGCGCTGAAGCGGTATAGCGGCATACGGAGCCTCGGCCTTTGCCACGGGATCTTCCTTGCCCGGGACAACGTGGCCCGAATTCTGGGGATGCCGGGAGAACGGATCGATGTGTGGGGTGCAGGCCTCAATCATTTCCAATGCCTGACCGAGATTCGAGATCGCGAGACGGGCGAGGATCTCTATCCGTTGCTCCGCGAGAAGGAGAGGGATTTCGATCCAAGCTTCTCACCCCTGACGCGCAAATTGCTGCATGCCTTCGGCTATTGGCTCGGCTGCGGCGACGCCCATGTCGGGGAGTACCTCTCGTTCGGTTGGGAGGCCGGGGAGGGCGGCTACAATTTCGATTGGGACGAGAGCGAACGCGTCAAGCTGACGAGGCTGATCGACGACGTGCTCGCGAACCGGGCTGAGGTGCCGGACTGGTGGCTGAAGCCCTCGGGTGAGCGCGCGATCAACATCATCACTTCCATCTTTCATAACCGCAAGCAGCTTATCGAGTCCGCCGTCGTCCATAATCGGCAGCTGATCCCCAACCTGCCGGCCGATGCCGCGGTCGAGGTGCCGGTCATGGCCGATGTCGCGGGCATCCATCCTGTTTCGCTCGGTCCGCTGCCGGATGGCGTGGCCAAGTTGATGACGGTCCAGGTTCAGGTGCAGCAAATGGCTGTGGAGGCGGCGATGCATGCATCGAAGGACATGGCGTTGCAGGCGTTGCTGCTCGATCCCGTCATCCACTCCGAACGGGCTGCGCGCGGCCTGCTCGACGAGCTGTGGGCGATCAATCGGCCTTACATCCGGGCATGCATTTGAAGCGCCGGAAACACTCGGCGCGTCGTGAGGCGAGGTTTTCACATCGCTGGCATGCCTGCGAACTTCGGCAGGGTGACATCGAGATGATCCCAACTGTGGCCGCGCGCAGCATAAGTGACCACCTGCGGCTTGTAGCGTGCGGGCTCGTCGAGGCTCGCGGCGCGGATGGTGAAAATATCAGGCATGGCCTGGAAGGTCATGTAGACCGCGACACCGCATGCGGGGCAGAAGGCGCGCGTCTTCACGTTGCCGCTGTCACCGGTCATGTCCCACGTCCTGGCTTCGCCCGTCACCGTAACGCCGGCGCGACCGAAGGTGGCGTAGGAGCCGTGACCGGTGCCGCTTTCGCGCTGACAGTCCCGGCACTGGCAGTGATTACTGAACAGCGGTTCGCCGGCAATGGAATAGCGGATCGCGCCGCAGGCGCAGCCGCCGGTAAAGGGCCTGGTCATCGCAACAACTCCTCAACTGTCTTCGCCGCTGATTTCGTCGAGCTGCCGAATGACCTTCTTCCAGCCGCCGCTCATGACGGTGTAGGCACTGTCGTTCCTCGGCATGGCGAAGCCCGCATGCACCAGCTGGATGCGCGTGCCGGCTTCAACCGGGGTGAGGGACCACGTCACAACAGTATCGAGCGGCGCGCCGTAGCCGGTGTTGCGTTCATCGCCACCCTTCCAGGCATAGACGAGACGCCTGAACGGGACGACTTCCAGAACGCGGCAATGGATGACGCCATCCCAGTGGCCGCCCGGCTTGGTCTGGTAGGTGAAGACATTGCCTTCGACCGCTTCGAAACCGGTCGGCGGCATCAGCCAGCGTGCAATCAGTTGCGCGCTGGTCAACACCTTCCATACCGTCTCCGGCGCGTGAGGGAGTACCTCGTCCATCACGATGTCTTTGGTCTCGGCTTGCAACGCAGCTGCACTCACGGGTCGATCTCCTTCAAGAGGTCACGCAGATTCTCGAAGCGCTCGCGCCAGAAGACACCGTAATGATCCATCCAGGTGACCAGCGGTTCGAGTCCTTGCGGGGCGGCGCGGTAATAGACGTTGCGGCCCTCGGCGCGTTCGGCGACGAGGCCGGCCTGCTTCAGCGATTTCAGGTGCTGCGAGATCGCGCCCTGCGTCACGCCACTGCCGCGCGTCAGCTCGGCGACGCTGATCTCCTTGCTGTCGAAAACGCGCTCGAACACCGCACGGCGGGTAGGATCGGCGAGGGCGCGCATCACGGCGGTGACGGGATTTGGGGCGGCTTCGATCATGTCAACAAATTAGCGATCGCTAATGAATTAGTCAATACTAATTCGTTCGCGCGCCAACGACCCGGAATCTCGATTGACTATGACTGACTAGTCAGTCATAAATTGAAAATGACAAAACGGCCCACCAAAGCGGCTACGGCCAAAGCAGCGCCCCACCATCCGGAAGGCGGCAGGGACGCCGCGCCGGCATCGAACCGCGCCGCGCGCGCAGCGGAGCGACGCGCGGCGATCGTGGAGGCGGCGATGGAGGAATTCATTTCGCGCGGCTTTGCCGCGACACGGCTCGACGACATCGCCAAGCGGGCGGGCGTCGCCAAGGGCACGATCTACCTGCACTTCAGGGACAAGGAATCGATGTTTGAGGAGCTGGTCCGCGTCGTGATCGTGCCCGTGGTCGCGCGGCTCACGGCGCTGCCGCCGCCGACCGGTTCGGTGCGGGACCTCATCGAAGGCTTCGCCGGCAACTTTCTGAAAGAGGTGATCGGCACAAGGCGCGGCGATCTCGTTCGGCTGATCGTGGCGGAAGGGCCGCGCTTTCCCTCGGTCGCCGACTTTT
Coding sequences within it:
- a CDS encoding MoxR family ATPase, coding for MTSATLPASVDAMLELLTSRGYLAERSLATVTYLSLRMGRPLFLEGEAGVGKTEIAKVLSAALGRKLIRLQCYEGLDVSSAVYEWNSAAQMIAIRMAEAAGDTDREQLSSDIFADRYMIKRPLLQALEPDVAGPPVLLIDELDRADEAFEAYLLEILSDFQVTIPEFGTVKAPHPPIVIITSNRTREIHDALKRRCLYHWVDYPAAERELAIVKTRVPGISAKLSQQVVHFVQALRNQDFYKSPGVAETIDWATALSELDARSLTPQVVGDTLGALLKYQDDITRMQGDTLQKVLKEATSEN
- a CDS encoding VWA domain-containing protein → MAINHLAPEQTEQFADNIVGFARALRSAGMPVGPGAVIDAMSALQVIEIGNRPDVFTTLEAIFVKRHEHALIFKQAFNLFFRASEEWKHMLDSVPLPEQAKKKPQAGSRRVQEAMSQPRMTETQQHREQDLRLSVSDKEILQKKDFAQMSAAEITEALRAIETMRLPQAELLTRRYLPDPRGLRLDMRRTLRASLRTGGDIIDIHRLGRIEKPAPIVALLDISGSMSEYTRLFLHFLHAIGDARKRVSVFLFGTRLTNVTRALRQRDPDEALASCSASVEDWAGGTRISASLHNFNKLWARRVLSQGAIVLLISDGLEREADSKLAFEMDRLHRSCRRLIWLNPLLRFGGFEAKAQGIKLMLPHVDEFRPVHNLSSIQELITTLSRPLPPHHRSLIRSAA
- a CDS encoding XdhC family protein, with the protein product MLDRDEDILKAAEDWQKAGRGVALATVVETWGSAPRPAGSSLVINDQGTFLGSVSGGCVEGAVVTEAMDVIESGKPKMLEFGVADETAWNVGLSCGGTIRVFVEKVG
- a CDS encoding XdhC family protein, which translates into the protein MKLSILHELNAERAVRRPVILVTDTESGEQRLVKVADFAKDPLRAELDKQLRMGKSANVEAGGKKLFLNVYAPTAKLVIIGAVHISQALAPLARSLGYDVTVVDPRTAFASPERFPDIPLIAEWPDTALPPLNIDAYTAFVAVTHDPKIDDPALLHAFERNCFYIGALGSRKTHAKRGDRLRAQGAKESDIARIHAPIGLAIGAVSPAEIAVAIMAEITAVLRLPPKEKEEAA
- a CDS encoding NTP transferase domain-containing protein yields the protein MKFGPASPRDAIGGVTVHTLRQGSLVLKKGTTIGPAEVEQLTRAGIKDIVVVRMEQGDVSEDVAAASIALAIGGEGIHVERAFTGRANLFAAQPGVLVIDRAAVDRINNVDEAITFATLSAFKPVVEGEMVGTVKIIPFGVEGVLRDAAVKAAGKDVLKIAPYVIKRVGVVSTLLPGLSSKVIDKTLRVTAERLAPAGAAVIAERRVQHDERALSAAIKELLALGAELVIVFGASAIADRRDVIPAAVTGIGGEIEHFGMPVDPGNLLLIARAGSVPVLGAPGCARSPVENGFDWVLMRLLAGIKVTRSELMGMGVGGLLMEIVTRPQPRAKPETEGNSQVAAVVLAAGRSTRMGGPNKLLAELEGKKLVRIATEQALASKASEVIVVTGHQSELVEQALQGLKVRFVKNPDFAGGIASSVKSGIAAVSDACDGAVVCLGDMPLIDAGLIDRLIDSFAPDRGNLIVVPVSEGRRGNPVLWSRRFFKELMTLDGDVGARHLIAKHTEAVAEVPVDGESAFLDIDTPQALEAARGG
- a CDS encoding DUF4189 domain-containing protein codes for the protein MASNVVARRCAMFFFALSVCVAGARHVTEAHAAGAFAVGKCGAYGQAYDYGAEREARAAAKKQCKGDCTTVTMKRACAAMSVDMANPCGAYGYAVKPKISATLNAATRECYKFGGKECVIRAWACDAKG
- a CDS encoding CYTH and CHAD domain-containing protein; amino-acid sequence: MSETGAIKRALEPVQRLAKTNSHPVPDDAKKFDSFAVAAAGEVTGSGHADHDSSRNGSLQAGLPADEVRAETSEKEGAPARDAAPRGTEIELKLIVPSDRLADFNNAPIIAANARNKGTRKHLKAVYYDTPKRALQRSGLSFRVRQSGARFTQTVKAESANDPLRRGEWEASVPSFTPDVALALPFIPEKLRHDFERHPLEAVFTTDIRRHLRVVDLPPGAVEIAFDQGQLISGERSLPVSEIELELKSGSASIIWELALRLAEHGPVKPSIRTKSARGFDLAADTLPRAPKPPKLRLDPSISLDEAFSEILRSCLLHLLQSLPAAEDGRDPEGMHQLRVALRRLRSALDLMGSVVSLNKLDLMRAEAKWLAGHLSGARDWDVFRQETLRTVAEGCPSVAGFDALGELADQRRAACYDEARLALADRRCQYFVIGLGGWIEARGWRGEVAPEGLSQLAEPAIKFARNILSAQYAKVLKRGRKFKSLPTEERHRVRLAAKKLRYVADFLLPLCGHGKSAKRFSRRLADLQQELGIYNDMATTTSLLADVGAETNGSGMAAAAIAGWQAHAMVGIEARLLKAWSEFTGAKVPWSMDAPGQPAKLVTTNAGWLR
- a CDS encoding DUF2000 family protein; this translates as MQFDTKVAVVIRNDLQAWQKLNVASFLTSGIAAAFPECIGEPYEDASGTKYLALIGQPILIFGAEGPALSRALDRALTRNVTPAVYTEDMFKTTHDAANRAAVRAVARAYLNLVGIAMRAERKVIDKIVDGLKFHQ
- the adhP gene encoding alcohol dehydrogenase AdhP; the encoded protein is MPTMKAAVVKQFGKPLVIEDVPVPQPGPGEVLVKVKACGVCHTDLHAASGDWPVKPVPPFIPGHEAAGIVAALGPGVKNLKVGDAVGVAWLHDACMSCEYCETGWETLCEHQHNTGYSVNGGFAEYVIASAAFAAKLPATVDFAAIAPILCAGVTTYKGLKETEAKPGEWVVISGVGGLGHVAIQYAKAMGLKVAAIDIAEDKLALAREAGANLAVNALAAGAVDNVLAATGGGAHGVLVTAVSTAAFAQALKMVRRKGTVSLVGLPPGEFPTPIFDVVLKRITVRGSIVGTRRDLDEAIAFAVDGKVKAEVAKVPLAKINDVFDRMKVGKIDGRMVLDFG